The stretch of DNA ACTCCTCCCATGTCCGTAAAGTTTGGGATATCGCTAATCGTCACAGTATGTGGTGAGTGGGCTTTACCGCTAAATTCATCATTATCGAGATCAGATAGATAAGTGATATCACACTTAGGAGTCACCAATTGATGTACTTGTATAGCGAGAGAACGAATAGATTTCCCTTGTGTAATCGACGTCAGTGCTTTGCTTACCTTCTCATCGCCAATCACACAGAAGTTAACCGTATTCATGGTGCTTTCGTCGTTCCAACGAATAAAGTTGGCAATTCTAAAAAGGTACACCGCTTTCACTTCATAAGGCTTGAAACTAGCCGCCGATGTATTTAAAGGCATAATAAACATCGCTAAAGTGGCAAGGCTGAGTTTAGTAAAACCGAGCTTAATACGGTACTTAAGCCACTTAGAATTCATGAGAGACCCTCATATATACAGACTCTTGGTTAACACTTTTCTCAGACGTGAATTCAGCTTGATAGCCGTCACTCTTACCAATGTTTTCAACGACCACTTCAATTAAAGGTGCTGCGGATGATTTTTTCCATGCAAGACGTGCGTCAAAGGTTATTTCATGTGGGTAAGATTGCCATTCGTATTGAGTGCCATCGCCTGCTATCCAATAGTCTGGGTAATTCACATTAATGTATTGGCCGATAACATCGAATTGCCAGCTATCGGTGATATTCCACATCAACTGTGCCGTGGCTAAATGTTCATTATCAATGTCATGATAGACGCCAGTTTGTGGGTTAGATTTAGGGTCATCCCCCTTGTTTTCGCCTTCTAACGTTGAATAAGCATAACTCAGGTAACTGGTGAGATCTTCTGTAAGTTGATAACTTGCACCTAGCTCTAAGCCATAGGTTTTCGCTTTATAATCATCAGATAATGCACCGACATAGACATGATTCGCGGGGATATCATTCGGGTCATAGCTGTGGAAGCGTAGATTGTCATGTTCACTCAGGTAGATTGTTGCATCGAGCTCGAAATTTGAATTGTTAGAGTAGCGATACCCCATTTCAGCCGTTATGACGTCCTCTATTTCAAGGTTAGAGTTTGATTTATAGACATCCAGATAACTGTCGTTTGAATCGGTATTATAACTGTTGAAGTAGTATGTAGAGTTTGAATCCATATATGATGGTGCAACCACTGCACGGCTGAGCCCCGCCCACACAGAATGACGTTGAGTTAACTTATATAAACCTCGCAATTGAGGTGAAAGCTCAGTTGAATCATTCTGTGTAAAGTGCTCGACCTTGGCACCAATAGTAATAGATAACGCTTCCGTCATTTGAATTTGAGACTGTATAAAAGCGTTCGCAATATAATCGTTGGCAGATTGGATATTGTAGGCTCGACCTTCGTAATCGGGATTGTACCAATCAACCTCCGAAACTTGGCTAGACGAGAAATCAAGATACATATATCGCAGGCCACCACCGAGTGTCATCTGATGCTTTGCAGATAGCTGGTTGATATAGGTCGAGTCAAAATCGAGGGTCGAGTAGCTTCCCGGAGCATCTGGCGCGTTATCCTCATTATATTCCCCCCATAACGAATATGAGAGTGTCGAACTTTCATCAAAATGGCGAGAGTCGTTGAATTGGACGTAAACAGATTGGCTCTTGTTATCGAAATCATTGGCTTGTGAACCGACAAACGAACCTGAGTTATCATATTGGAACGTATAGAGTTCCGACTCGTAAAAGCTTTTCTCGCCGCCGATACGCAATGACCAGTTTTCTTCAGTATTACTTGGTTGAAACACCATCCCAGCCGTTTGCGCTTTCCATTTTTCAGATTCGTTTGTGCGATACGTGGGTTCTTCTCGGTACTTATAGAATGCACGCGCATTCACATCGTCATTCAAGCTTAAACCCTGACGAACACTAAACTCGTAATTTTTAGTAGTAGAGGCGACACCAGAGAGATACGTCCCTTGAGTATCATTGGCAGACTTAGTAATGATATTTACCACACCATTAACCGCATTGCCTCCCCAAATCGTTCCGCCGGGGCCTTTTAATACTTCGATACGTTCGATGTCGGCAAGTATATAGTCAACATCGCTCCAATACGTGCCGCCATAGACTGGGCTAAATAAGCTTCGTCCATCCATCATCACGAGCATTTTGTTATACAGCCCATCATGAAAGCCGCGCGTCGAAACAAACCACGAGGTCTCGTTAAACTTAGTCACTTTGAGGCCGGGTACTAGCGTCAGCACTTCCGCAATGGTTTTAGCCCCACTGCGTTGAATTCGCTCATTAGAAAGTACATAAACCGATGAGGGAATGTCGGCAAGTTTTTGTGTCACTTTCGAAGCCGTTTCCATCTCAACATCTAACATAGACAACTCTTCAAGGCTCATCGACATGAGTTGGTCTAAAGAGTTTTCTTGAGCAGCTACAAAAACAGGTGTCGTTAATGCTAGTCCTAAGCAAACCTGGCGCGATATCATGTGCTCACCTAATATACAGATAGATATTAATCCTTTAATCAATAGTTCAACTATATATGAAATGCCATACTGGTAAATTTTCGGTGTCGAAAGTTTGAGTCAGGTCACTGTTTATTTATGGCATTTATAAGACCGTCATTACTTACCTCAACGTAAAGGATTAGCACCACGTGACAACGAAGATTTTGCTTAATTGCGACATGGGAGAAAGTTTCGGCAATTGGAAGATGGGCGATGATGAGTCGGTCATGGAATGGGTCGATATGGCAAACATCGCTTGTGGCTTTCACGCGTCTGATCCGCACGTTATGTCCAAGACTATTAAACTGGCACAGCACTATCACACCCAAATAGGTGCTCACCCTGGTTATCAAGATTTAGTCGGGTTTGGTCGCCGTTCTATTCCGCACACCATGGATGAGATCAGTGAACTGGTTTGTTATCAAGTCGGTGCACTACAAGCCCTTTGCCGATATCACCATGCATCTGTTGGTTATGTGAAACCTCATGGCGCCCTTTACAACGATATGATGGCGAACATTGATGTGTTTAATGCGGTAGCACAAGCAGTCGCTGAATTTAACATCCCCTTAATGATCCTCTCTTCGTCAGACAATCAGCAGTATTTAGATATTGCTGACGATCATGACTTACCCCTCTTGTTTGAAGCGTTTGCCGATCGTGCATACTTGAATAATGGGCAGTTATCGCCGCGAACTCAACAAGGATCGGTTTACGTCAATCAAGACGACATCTACAACCAAGTCATGCAAATCATTAACTACGGTTCGGTCACGACCATTGAAGGCGAAAGACTGCCTATTGAAGCCGATACCATTTGTGTTCATGGTGATAACCCCCAATCTATCGCATTAATTAGAAAAATCAGACAAGACCTCAACGCTTTTAACTAATATGAAGCGTGTGATTGGTATGGCGCACGGCCTTATCGCTCGCCTTACGAGCACTTAACCAATTGCTAGTAAGGTCTAATTGCTTTGTATTGGTTTGGACACGGAAGTTAGAAACGCCAAATAAGTAAATAAAAGGCAGTAAGTAAATCAAAGGCAAGCAAAAGTATGGAAACGAAATGACGACGAATCAAATTGAGTTCAATATAGCGCCAGTCGCAGAATGCAGCGTTTTGGTCACCTTGACGCTATCGCCTTCAAATAATCAATCTAGCGCTCAATATGCGCAGTACATGGCTCATTTTTCCGATGCTATTCGTCAAAACTTAGCACCTGTATTGATGAATGTGACACCGGCTTACCACACCATTCTGGTTGACTACTTACCTTATAGAATTTCAGAACATCAGCTCATGGAACAACTCAACGCCTTGTTGAGTCATGCTGTTTCGTCCTTCTCTAGTGTTATTAACACGCGTAACACTATCGAGCTTCCCGCCTATTACTCACCAGAAACAGCACTCGATTTAGACCGATATCAAGCCCAAGGCATGTCGCTGGATGAAATCATTCAACATCACACCTCACAAACATACAGCGTCAGTGCGATTGGGTTTACACCTGGCTTTGCGTTTATGTCTGATGTGGTCAATGAACTTGCTTTGCCTCGTCATTCAACCCCACGCTTAAGCGTGCCGAAAGGCAGCATCGCCATCGCGGATACGAAAACGGCGGTGTATCCTTCGGACTCACCGGGCGGTTGGAATATTATTGGCAATTGCCCGCTCGCACTGTTTGATCACAGCCAATTGAAGAACGCTGATACCACGCAAACGCCGCTGTCTCTATTTAATGTCGGTGATACGGTCCGTTTCATCGCGATTTCAAAACAAGAATTTGTAGAGCTTATGGAGATTAGTGGAGATGTCGCTAATGGTTAATACAATAGCTAAACCAACACTAACAGTGATTAAACCCGGCCCGTTGAGTTTGATTCAAGATTTCGGACGATTTGGTGTCGCTCATCTCGGGTTGACACAAGGTGGCCCTGTTGATGATTACTCATATAGCTGGGCCAATCACCTGCTCGGAAACCCAGTCAACCAAGCGGCGTTGGAAATCACGCTTGGGCAATGCGCGTTACGAATCGACTTTGATTGTGAGATGGCGTTATGCGGTGGCGATTTACAAGCGAAGCTTGATGGCAAACCACAGTCGAACTGGCGTACTTTTCAAGCTTTCGCTGGGCAAGTTCTCTCATTTGGTTTACCTAAAAATGGTCTAAGGGCGTATTTAGCCATTAAGGGTGGCTTCGATGTTCCATCAACTCTTCATAGCTGTTCTACGGTGACTCGAGAAAAGATTGGTGGATTAACGAAAGATGGAGAGCCATGCCAGCAAGGGCAACAAATTGCGTTTACCCAACACAAACTCTCTCGCCCGTTTAAAGCGTTGAGTGTCACCTTCCGATACACGCCTAATTACAACCTACCAGTGAACCTGCGAGTGATTGAAGGCTATCAAAGCGAACTATTCTCCGAGTCAGCAAAAGAGACTTTGTATAACGCGCAGTATCACGTTGACCAAAATTCAAATCGCATGGGTTATCGACTGAGTGGTGAATCGGTTGATTCACCTGATATTTCGCTATTGTCAGAAGGCATTGCCTTAGGTGCGATTCAAATCCCCCAAGATGGGCAACCTATCGTGTTGCTTAATGACAGACAGACTATTGGTGGCTACCCAAAGATTGGATGTGTCGCCAAAATCGATTTACCGCGCTTAGCACAAGCCAAACCTGGACATGCGATATCATTCAGCAAGGGAGATCGCTTAGGCTTACAAGATGTTTGGTGCCAATGGGCTCAATTTTTCGGTTATTGATGTGCCCCTGTAGATAGAAGCCACTTTAATACCAATCGTAGTAAATAACTGGTCACCCTAGCTTGTTAAAAATCTCGATAACTTCGTTAGAATTTTTGATTGTAGAATAACTACTTATCGAAACTTCTTGTCGAAAAGAGCCGCCTTGTTCTCAAGCTTTTTTCCTACGCTATTTTTGATCACTTACTTACTGTGATTGGTAGAATTTCGAACATGAAGCAAGACATATAAACTAAAAATCCAACTGACTGTTTGCAGCAAGCTGGATTTTTTTGGTGAGGCCATCATGATTTAAACGGTAGGTGAATCAGCGCAATTTTAAGCGTGGTCTTGACCTGACACCTTTGCAAGCGCTTCTGGGTATCCACGTTCGTGTGTCAAATCTATCGCTCTGTTTTCAATAGCATTTAGATTAAGTGACATTGTCACCGAGTGCGTATCTTCAATCGATACTGACTCTGCGACATCAAACCAATGCTCAGCAACCTTTTGTGCAGCCTCAAGGGTTGAGGAAGCTTTGACTACTTCAAGTCGAGCATAGCGCTCACCACAGAATGAAACATCTGAAGCTCTTAAGCTCGGATCGATTCCCGGAATCTGCTGTGCACCGAATAGAGGCTTACCACCTACCAGTGCAGAGCTAAAACTTGGGATGAACTGAGACATATGCGTTATCGCAGCGCGAGTTCTTAATTCAAGCTGTTCTTCACTCCAACCTGATACGATTTTCTTAAGAAGCTTCGAAGGTAACTGTGGTTGTGATGAATCTGTTGATGATGAAACAAGCCCACCCTCAAATAGAGTAATCCCTTCTGTCATACCGTGAAGTTGGAATACACCATCAGCGTACGGTGTTAACTGAGCCATGCCTTGCGGTGTGCCTCTCGGGCCATGGAAGATCACCTCTGGCCACTCTTCCTTACATTCTTGCGAATACGGCCACTCTGTAACATATGCGGCTTTGAACTCAACAAGCCTTTGTTGCTTAGAACCGACAAAGTCATCCACGATGCCCGTCTCAAAGCCACTCGCATTAATCAAGTAGTCGGTCGTTAGATGACAGCTTTGGTTCTCAGCGTCTGTATAAGTCAAAGACCAGCCTTGCTCTAACGATTCAACAGATTGTAATCGGCTGTTGGTTAATACTGAGCAATTCGATTGTTGCCCCAAAGACAGTTGAGCGGTTGCAGATAAGCGGAATACACTCCAGCCATACTCTTGGACCATAGCAACAGGATACTTAAGGGTTTCTAGATCCGTATGTTTCGCAAAAGGAATACACCAATCATCAAGCGATGTTGGTTTCAGAGGCTGTGTTCGGGTAGCAAGTGCTAGTAACTCTTCTTTACCATACAGCTTGTAATACTCTTCCGGTTTACCAAGCACTTGGTTGCTTTTATCTTGATTAACAAGCTCAGCATAAGCGTTCTTGATTATCTTTAGACGCGGAAGTAGATCCAACGGCTCTCCACCATCACTGTGTGGAACAGCAATAATTGTCGGACGAATATTGATCGTGTGGGGAAACAAGCGGACAGTATCAATTGACTGAGTGAGCAACTGAAGACACTGCTCTACAGAAATATCCCGATACAAATTGCCGCCAGCGTGCAGGTGGCAAATTGGTGGACCATTAACCAAACTCGGCCCTTTTTCCAAGATAGTGACCTTAAAACCCAACTCACTAAAGTGAATCGCGCTCGTTGTTCCGGCAATACCACCACCAACAATGGCAATAGAAGGCTGATTTGTATCCGTTTTGTTGTGGTTCATCGTGTTCTGTAGAATAAGATTAACTGCCGCTATTCTACTTTTGTTCTGCGATGAATTAAAACACATTTTTATCAAGGTCTTAGTTCAGTGGGATTTAATATCTATGTAAAAAACATAAATAATCTCTTGACTCAATAACTCCAGATAGAGTTTTAAAGGTTATTCTAACAGTCAAAATTGTCCTAAGTGACGCCACATAAAGGCTGCCTCAGTACTCTTAAAACATAGATGTTAACTTATCCCTAAAGTTATCCACCGTTTTTGTGGATAACTGTTGATAACGTTCTTGCTAAGTTGCGCAAACCCTTTGTTTACAGGGACTAACAGCTGTTCATTAAATCGGCATTATTGTGCGATTAGTTTTAAAAAACACTAAAAAATTGGAAAATTAAGGTGCGATATTCGTTACTTGTGCTACCCATTGGTCAAATAAAAAACGGTCTAAAGCGACGCCATATAAATAGTGCATGACTAAATATAAATAATATCACTTTTAGACCGTTTTAAGCATTTGTGAGATCTCGCTAGCGACTAGCCAAAATCCTTGTTCACGGGTGCCAACAAACGTTTGATTAGGCTATTCACTACCGCGGCCAATGTGATGAACGTTAGTACAGGTAGCGCTATCCACAGCATTGGGTGGAGTGAAGGTTGTAATTCGAAGCCAAAGTTCATTACTCCTGCAACACTGAGCTCAGAACCCATCGCAGCAATCGAGCCAGCCACAAACGCCATTAACCCGTATTCACACCAAATAGTGTTGAGAATTCGCTTTTTACTCGCACCTAAAGTGCGGTACAAACGTATCTCTTGTTGTCTTTGAGACAAGCTCAATCGCAACAGAGTAAAGATTAGCAACAACCCTGCTACCACACCCAGAGCCGCAAGTACGGTTATCGACCAAACAATCTGTTTGAGCAACTCTTGGATCTTACTACCCATCTTACGAATATCCATCAAACTCACGGTTGGGTGATTTCGAGAGAGTTCGTTGAGCATCTGATTATGTTGTTCTTCTAGTCGGAAGCTCACGAGCCAAGTAGAAGGAATAGAGCTCAAAACATCTGGCGTAAATATGAAGTAGAAATTCGGCTTCATTTCTCGCCACTCTACTTTTCGGATGCTGTTCACCTTGGCAGAGACATTCTGGCTGTTGATTGTGAACGATAACTCATCGCCAATCTTTAGACCCAGCTGCTCCGCGACATCGGATTCCACAGATACGCCCTGCTCTTGTGTCCAGCTGCCTTCTAACACTTCATTGTACTCAGGAAGGCTATCTCCCCAAGTGAAGTTGATTTCGCGGCTTAGTGCATCTGTTTCTTGTGAGGTATCACTGTATTTTGCCGCTTCAACGCCCTTAATGGTCGTGAGTCTTCCTCGTATAATTGGAAACGCTTGAGTACGCTCTACTCCGTTTGCATCAATCGTCTCGAGATAACTGTCTTTCTCATAGCTCGCAATATTCAGCGCAAACGCATTAGGTGCGTTCTCGGGCAAGGTTTGTTGCCAATCCGACAACAAGTCACTTCTCACAAGCCATATGATCGATAGCAGCATCAAAGATAGCGCTAGAGAACCAAATTGAATCCCTGTTGCTAAAGGTGTGCGATTAATTCGGCTCAATGCCAAACGCATAGATGTCGACGTCGGCAGCTTGCCGACCAAACGCAGAACAAGCGTACTCACAATCGCGAGCACTAAGAACAGGCATGCGATACCTGCTAGAACTATCCATACCAACAGATTGTCGCCGTACATCAGCATCATTGGAATTATAGGTACCAGCAACAACAAGTATTTCTTGTAGCTTTCATTTGATTGATGACTTGATTGAATCACGCTGATTGCCGAAGTGTTGACCAAGCCAATTAACGGAATACCAAGAGCAGGCACACCAATGAGGATACTTGATAAAATCGCCAAAATGACAGGTTCAATGCCATAGCTAGGAAGTGGTGTTGGCAACAAATCACCTAATGGTATACGAAGTAGAAACTCTAAGCCGACCCCTATTGTAATTCCCAGTACAGCGCCGATGACCACTAACAGAGACACCTGTACAAACAACCATTTAATGATCCATTGCTTGCTCGCGCCTAAACTCTTAAGCATCGCAATGGTTTTACGGCGACTCGCCACATAATGTTGGCAAGTAAGTACCAAAGTGGTCGCAGCCATTATCACAACGATAGCCACAGTTAACGAAAGATATTGAGTCGTGCTTTCGAACATGTCGTTAGTACGGCTCGCAGAGTCTTGCGTGCGCCAGCGATCGCTCGGTGTCAATTCTACACTGTCTTGCGCGGCTTTCAGTTTTGTATCATCACCGTTTAGAAACAGCCTAAAGCTTACACGACTGCCCGGTTGAATCGCTCCAGTGGCCTCGATATCGCTTG from Vibrio splendidus encodes:
- a CDS encoding YfiR family protein, which encodes MNSKWLKYRIKLGFTKLSLATLAMFIMPLNTSAASFKPYEVKAVYLFRIANFIRWNDESTMNTVNFCVIGDEKVSKALTSITQGKSIRSLAIQVHQLVTPKCDITYLSDLDNDEFSGKAHSPHTVTISDIPNFTDMGGVIELTHIDNKLKPKINLVNARRGEYIIGSNLLRIAIVEGQ
- a CDS encoding TonB-dependent receptor plug domain-containing protein, translating into MISRQVCLGLALTTPVFVAAQENSLDQLMSMSLEELSMLDVEMETASKVTQKLADIPSSVYVLSNERIQRSGAKTIAEVLTLVPGLKVTKFNETSWFVSTRGFHDGLYNKMLVMMDGRSLFSPVYGGTYWSDVDYILADIERIEVLKGPGGTIWGGNAVNGVVNIITKSANDTQGTYLSGVASTTKNYEFSVRQGLSLNDDVNARAFYKYREEPTYRTNESEKWKAQTAGMVFQPSNTEENWSLRIGGEKSFYESELYTFQYDNSGSFVGSQANDFDNKSQSVYVQFNDSRHFDESSTLSYSLWGEYNEDNAPDAPGSYSTLDFDSTYINQLSAKHQMTLGGGLRYMYLDFSSSQVSEVDWYNPDYEGRAYNIQSANDYIANAFIQSQIQMTEALSITIGAKVEHFTQNDSTELSPQLRGLYKLTQRHSVWAGLSRAVVAPSYMDSNSTYYFNSYNTDSNDSYLDVYKSNSNLEIEDVITAEMGYRYSNNSNFELDATIYLSEHDNLRFHSYDPNDIPANHVYVGALSDDYKAKTYGLELGASYQLTEDLTSYLSYAYSTLEGENKGDDPKSNPQTGVYHDIDNEHLATAQLMWNITDSWQFDVIGQYINVNYPDYWIAGDGTQYEWQSYPHEITFDARLAWKKSSAAPLIEVVVENIGKSDGYQAEFTSEKSVNQESVYMRVSHEF
- a CDS encoding FAD-dependent oxidoreductase yields the protein MNHNKTDTNQPSIAIVGGGIAGTTSAIHFSELGFKVTILEKGPSLVNGPPICHLHAGGNLYRDISVEQCLQLLTQSIDTVRLFPHTINIRPTIIAVPHSDGGEPLDLLPRLKIIKNAYAELVNQDKSNQVLGKPEEYYKLYGKEELLALATRTQPLKPTSLDDWCIPFAKHTDLETLKYPVAMVQEYGWSVFRLSATAQLSLGQQSNCSVLTNSRLQSVESLEQGWSLTYTDAENQSCHLTTDYLINASGFETGIVDDFVGSKQQRLVEFKAAYVTEWPYSQECKEEWPEVIFHGPRGTPQGMAQLTPYADGVFQLHGMTEGITLFEGGLVSSSTDSSQPQLPSKLLKKIVSGWSEEQLELRTRAAITHMSQFIPSFSSALVGGKPLFGAQQIPGIDPSLRASDVSFCGERYARLEVVKASSTLEAAQKVAEHWFDVAESVSIEDTHSVTMSLNLNAIENRAIDLTHERGYPEALAKVSGQDHA
- a CDS encoding biotin-dependent carboxyltransferase family protein is translated as MVNTIAKPTLTVIKPGPLSLIQDFGRFGVAHLGLTQGGPVDDYSYSWANHLLGNPVNQAALEITLGQCALRIDFDCEMALCGGDLQAKLDGKPQSNWRTFQAFAGQVLSFGLPKNGLRAYLAIKGGFDVPSTLHSCSTVTREKIGGLTKDGEPCQQGQQIAFTQHKLSRPFKALSVTFRYTPNYNLPVNLRVIEGYQSELFSESAKETLYNAQYHVDQNSNRMGYRLSGESVDSPDISLLSEGIALGAIQIPQDGQPIVLLNDRQTIGGYPKIGCVAKIDLPRLAQAKPGHAISFSKGDRLGLQDVWCQWAQFFGY
- a CDS encoding ABC transporter permease yields the protein MNSSNGLNKRLFSWSIEEIRHGQLWPVSIALTLIIACVFALSALAERMEQVIVKQGKDALTADSVFISANPIPQPLLDLTQVEQLKSSQLTRFSTMAFSDNSMQLVTVKAVESNYPLRGEMILEGADNVSSNHVAPGELWLDERIFAQLEVEIGDNVTIGDADLTITGRIAQEPGLSFNPFQQMPAVLIHTSDIEATGAIQPGSRVSFRLFLNGDDTKLKAAQDSVELTPSDRWRTQDSASRTNDMFESTTQYLSLTVAIVVIMAATTLVLTCQHYVASRRKTIAMLKSLGASKQWIIKWLFVQVSLLVVIGAVLGITIGVGLEFLLRIPLGDLLPTPLPSYGIEPVILAILSSILIGVPALGIPLIGLVNTSAISVIQSSHQSNESYKKYLLLLVPIIPMMLMYGDNLLVWIVLAGIACLFLVLAIVSTLVLRLVGKLPTSTSMRLALSRINRTPLATGIQFGSLALSLMLLSIIWLVRSDLLSDWQQTLPENAPNAFALNIASYEKDSYLETIDANGVERTQAFPIIRGRLTTIKGVEAAKYSDTSQETDALSREINFTWGDSLPEYNEVLEGSWTQEQGVSVESDVAEQLGLKIGDELSFTINSQNVSAKVNSIRKVEWREMKPNFYFIFTPDVLSSIPSTWLVSFRLEEQHNQMLNELSRNHPTVSLMDIRKMGSKIQELLKQIVWSITVLAALGVVAGLLLIFTLLRLSLSQRQQEIRLYRTLGASKKRILNTIWCEYGLMAFVAGSIAAMGSELSVAGVMNFGFELQPSLHPMLWIALPVLTFITLAAVVNSLIKRLLAPVNKDFG
- a CDS encoding 5-oxoprolinase subunit PxpA; the encoded protein is MTTKILLNCDMGESFGNWKMGDDESVMEWVDMANIACGFHASDPHVMSKTIKLAQHYHTQIGAHPGYQDLVGFGRRSIPHTMDEISELVCYQVGALQALCRYHHASVGYVKPHGALYNDMMANIDVFNAVAQAVAEFNIPLMILSSSDNQQYLDIADDHDLPLLFEAFADRAYLNNGQLSPRTQQGSVYVNQDDIYNQVMQIINYGSVTTIEGERLPIEADTICVHGDNPQSIALIRKIRQDLNAFN
- a CDS encoding 5-oxoprolinase subunit B family protein, with amino-acid sequence MTTNQIEFNIAPVAECSVLVTLTLSPSNNQSSAQYAQYMAHFSDAIRQNLAPVLMNVTPAYHTILVDYLPYRISEHQLMEQLNALLSHAVSSFSSVINTRNTIELPAYYSPETALDLDRYQAQGMSLDEIIQHHTSQTYSVSAIGFTPGFAFMSDVVNELALPRHSTPRLSVPKGSIAIADTKTAVYPSDSPGGWNIIGNCPLALFDHSQLKNADTTQTPLSLFNVGDTVRFIAISKQEFVELMEISGDVANG